The genomic DNA TACTCTTTTCGTGGActacaatttaaaaccatgtttGCCATACTAGTAAGAGCTATCAATGGAGATTTGAGGTAGAATTGTCCATCAGAGTTGGCTTTAAAGGAAAATGATAAGAGTTATTTCATGTAAGAGTGTGCATGTGGTGTGTTATTGATGATCAACAATTTCTTGTGATATTTTATATGACTGGATTCTTATCTTGTCTGTGGTGTTATGtaagtcttttaaaattttaaaacaacatAACTACCACTTCACCTAATTCGTTTCGTTTTGTTATATCATATTCAATGacctaaaaataagaaatttgaAGTTTAATTCAGAAATTCTTTACTCAAAATCATCAATActctcaatacaatttttgtctCTTGTATTTCTGAACACAATAACAGAGCAAACAAAGAGTTTGGTTACATGGGAGGTTGTTGAGTGTGAAACTTCTTCCGCAATTTATTAAGTGCGACAACTACAGTGACATAGATCTTATCATTCATGTTGCCTAGAAAACGGAAATAAGCATGCCTCCAAGATGCAATGAGTATTAATGAGCCCCAAAATACCCAAAATCCAGTTGAAAATCCCATTGCCATGCTTATGTAGAATGGATTTATTTCCATTCCCAATACTTTGTCTTCATGGTTGTCGTCACTTTCATGTTCTATGCTCCCTTCAATGTCACTGCAATGTGTGTCCTTGAACCAACTGTTTCCATCTTCTGGGCATGCTTTTGTGAGTGGAGAACCACAGAGATGTGGATTACCTATATAGGAATCGTTCCAAAATGTTTCAAACTGTTTGCCAGATGGAATTTTCCCAGACAAAGTGTTGTATGATAAGTTCAAAATTTCTAAGGAAAGCATATTAACCATGCTAGTAGGAATGGCACATAATAACTGATTCTTTGACAAATCTAATGCTTCCAAGTTTTCCATTTCACCAATATTGGAAGGAATGGAACCCACCAATTGGTTGCTCGACAagtttaaaaatatcaattcaaCTAGCTTTTCAATTTCCACAGGGATGTCATGTGTTAAATAATTTGATGACAAGTCAATCCCTTTAAATTCAAGTTGATCACCATCACCCCTTCTTCTAGACAGATACTCTGAAAGACTTTCCTTAATCGTAAGAAACTCCATATATGATTTTTCATTTATACTTTCCTCAGTAGCCATTGCAGGGAAGACACATCTTGGTATCTCTCCCCTTAATTGATTCTCTGAAAGATCTAATATCTTTAAAGACTTGAGTAGGCATAACGTTTTAGGGATATTTTCTTCAAAGGAGTTCCTACGCAATATAAGTGCCTCTAAGATTTGCATGTGTCAGTACCAATCCAATATGGTATAGGCCCCCTTAATCGATTCGACTGTAAATCCAATAAAGTCATCACTTGACAATTTTTTAGTGTCTCTGGAATTCTTCCAGAGAGATTATTGTTGTACATTATCAACATGTGGAGATTTATGAGGTTACCAAAGGAATCAGGAATTGATCCAATAAAATTGTTTCTAGCCAGATTCAGAATAATCATGTTTGTCCCATTTGTCCAACAATTTGGGATGACTCCTGACAAATCATTAAAAGATAAGTCAAAAGTTTCCAATGAGTTACTGAAACCCAAAATCTCACACACATGTGAAATTTTTCCgtaaaataaattgttggaCAGATCCAAATTCCTCAAGTAAGGAGGCAAACGAGGCAAGGGACTTGAGAAATTATTTTTGCTCAAGTCAAGTGttttaagtttgaatttttcagaaaaatctTGTCTACATCTTTTCAGTTCATTGCAGGAGAGGTTCATATACTCAACATTAGGTGACAAATCCCAAAACCAATTTGGCACAGTATCACCGACACTTGTATTTGAGATATCAATATGGGAGAAATTCTTCTGAGTTTGAATCCATTGTGGAAATTGATGGCCCAAATGACAATTGGCCAAACCTATAATTTCAAGTTGGAAAGGAGGGACCCAATTTTCGCTCATGTTCAAAGTTACATGATTAAAAGATAGGTCCAACACTTTGAGGTTGCTGAAGTTAGCTAAATGAACATCACTGATAATTCCCTCCATATCGTTTCCAGCTAAGTCCAACACAACCAAATTTGATAACTGGTGAATGCTTCTTTCCAATGATCCGTTTAGTTGATTAATAGAAAGACGCAATTCTTTCAAACTATTTAGGCCATGATCTTGTCCCAATGTGGAAGGTATTGAGCCACTGAGCATATTATATGATAGATCAAGTGCTACAAGATTCACTAGCCAGTCAAAGAAATTTGGTATTGAACCATTGAGACTATTTTTTGACAGATCAAGTGTTGCAAGAGTTGTCACCCTCTCAATTGAATATGGAATTTGACcttgtaaattattatttgagaGATTAAGGTTTTGAAGGTGATGACAATTTTCAAACAACCAATCAGGGATAGTCATATTGAAATTATTGCCAGACAGATCAAGGGTTACAAGAGAATCAAAATTCATTTCTGGTGGAGGAGACGTAGGTAGTTTGTGAAGTTGGCAACCCGATAAACGCAATGTATCAAGAGAATGAAGTATCACTCTGATGTCATGAAACCAATCATTTTGACAACGACTAAGATCAACACCACTTAAATCAAGAATTTTCAAGGAAGAAAGTCCATGAAGCCATTTTAGATTATTGACATAGAAACTATTGCCACTCAAATGAAGTGATTCAAGTAGAGAAAGGTTTCCAAGATTATCTAAGAGGTTCCCCTTAAAATTGGCATGAGATAGGTCAAgatgttttaaatttttcatagTACTTAGAAAATCAGGCACTGTGGATTGCATGAAATCATTGCCACTAAGGTTCAAATAACTTAAATATGGCAATTTGAGCAAAGATGAACTTAACTGACCCTGAAGTTTATCTAAGGAATTAGAACAATAGagattaagggagataacatgaCCTGTGGTTGTGTTACATCCTACTCCTTTCCACTGGCAACAATCCTTTCCATGTTTCCATGAAGATAAAAGATTTGAAGGGTCTTTGAAGCCTTCCttgaactcaagaagagcctcTGCTTCACTGGCTATGAACTGAGAGTTTAACCCTCCATTGCATAGAACGTGTCCATGCATTAGAAGGCATAGAATTGCAATAAATTTTGCTATAAGTTGAAGGAATTTGGTATTCACcatcattttgattttaaagGTTCTCAACTCTATAACTCTTTCTTAATTTTCTTGAATTAGCGCACCACTACTTATAGGAGTTCCGGTGCCTTATTAATTATGttaatgtatttaattgtcaatTCCAGAGTCAACATTATAATCTCAAAGCAAAATGttaaaaatacaaaagtgaaaaacttcaatttaaaatatacattttaacTTTAACcccataacttttttttttgagagaaacctCATAACTAGTATTAGTGGTTCAtgttaacaattattttatcaatttataaCTGATTATTAGATTCTTTAggaaaataattatacaatacttacgattattatttataaaagagttacttttttctcttttgacaAATAAAAGAGTTACATCTTACCAGTTACATTTAATCTGTCAAATGTAACAAAAGGAACACACACGTAAGACAAAAGTATTCCATTCCAAAGTCATTGAAGTCAACACCATTGTTTGGCTTTAGTAAGTGTTGTGAATCCGGTTGAAACTCACACCAATgaaaaacaaagatgtgtggagcaagagatagTGGTAATCAATGAACAAAATGGtttccaagcaacaacaacaaaaacagccCTAGACTAGTGTAGAGCAAAACCAC from Medicago truncatula cultivar Jemalong A17 chromosome 8, MtrunA17r5.0-ANR, whole genome shotgun sequence includes the following:
- the LOC112417435 gene encoding receptor-like protein EIX2, producing MATEESINEKSYMEFLTIKESLSEYLSRRRGDGDQLEFKGIDLSSNYLTHDIPVEIEKLVELIFLNLSSNQLVGSIPSNIGEMENLEALDLSKNQLLCAIPTSMVNMLSLEILNLSYNTLSGKIPSGKQFETFWNDSYIGNPHLCGSPLTKACPEDGNSWFKDTHCSDIEGSIEHESDDNHEDKVLGMEINPFYISMAMGFSTGFWVFWGSLILIASWRHAYFRFLGNMNDKIYVTVVVALNKLRKKFHTQQPPM
- the LOC11426034 gene encoding receptor-like protein EIX2 — protein: MVNTKFLQLIAKFIAILCLLMHGHVLCNGGLNSQFIASEAEALLEFKEGFKDPSNLLSSWKHGKDCCQWKGVGCNTTTGHVISLNLYCSNSLDKLQGQLSSSLLKLPYLSYLNLSGNDFMQSTVPDFLSTMKNLKHLDLSHANFKGNLLDNLGNLSLLESLHLSGNSFYVNNLKWLHGLSSLKILDLSGVDLSRCQNDWFHDIRVILHSLDTLRLSGCQLHKLPTSPPPEMNFDSLVTLDLSGNNFNMTIPDWLFENCHHLQNLNLSNNNLQGQIPYSIERVTTLATLDLSKNSLNGSIPNFFDWLVNLVALDLSYNMLSGSIPSTLGQDHGLNSLKELRLSINQLNGSLERSIHQLSNLVVLDLAGNDMEGIISDVHLANFSNLKVLDLSFNHVTLNMSENWVPPFQLEIIGLANCHLGHQFPQWIQTQKNFSHIDISNTSVGDTVPNWFWDLSPNVEYMNLSCNELKRCRQDFSEKFKLKTLDLSKNNFSSPLPRLPPYLRNLDLSNNLFYGKISHVCEILGFSNSLETFDLSFNDLSGVIPNCWTNGTNMIILNLARNNFIGSIPDSFGNLINLHMLIMYNNNLSGRIPETLKNCQVMTLLDLQSNRLRGPIPYWIGTDTCKS